One window from the genome of Nicotiana tomentosiformis chromosome 5, ASM39032v3, whole genome shotgun sequence encodes:
- the LOC104105845 gene encoding monothiol glutaredoxin-S1-like has product MERVMKLGAESPVVIFSKSSCCISHSIETLIRSFGANPAVYELDELPNGREMEKALVELGCKPSVPAVFIGKELVGGSNEIMSLNLRGNKLKQLLIRANAIWV; this is encoded by the coding sequence ATGGAAAGAGTGATGAAGTTGGGAGCAGAAAGTCCAGTGGTGATTTTCAGCAAGAGTAGTTGTTGCATCTCACACAGCATCGAAACCCTAATTCGTAGTTTTGGTGCAAACCCTGCAGTTTATGAGCTTGACGAACTTCCGAATGGGAGGGAAATGGAGAAAGCATTGGTTGAATTAGGGTGTAAGCCTAGTGTGCCAGCAGTGTTCATTGGGAAAGAATTGGTTGGTGGTTCTAATGAGATTATGAGCCTTAATTTGAGGGGCAATAAGCTCAAGCAATTGCTCATAAGGGCTAATGCCATTTGGGTATGA